In a single window of the Thamnophis elegans isolate rThaEle1 chromosome 8, rThaEle1.pri, whole genome shotgun sequence genome:
- the PSCA gene encoding prostate stem cell antigen, producing the protein MPYDARMCTNGPVSSNRGGSLWCYTCRIQLYTDKCKTTVFCKGKTKQICKTDVISLMGFVSIISKECASSCNAYYKDISIAKRNISCCSNDLCNIESKSSSSSTLRAQIAMVVFTSLVCMILSRAL; encoded by the exons ATGCCCTACGATGCGCGCATGTGCACAAATGGCCCGgttagctcaaatagag GTGGCTCGCTCTGGTGTTACACCTGCCGCATCCAACTCTATACCGACAAATGCAAAACGACGGTATTCTGCAAAGGAAAGACAAAACAGATTTGCAAAACAGATGTGATCA GTCTGATGGGGTTTGTCAGCATCATCTCTAAGGAATGCGCTTCGTCATGCAATGCATACTACAAGGACATCTCCATTGCCAAAAGGAACATCTCCTGCTGTTCCAACGACCTCTGCAACATTGAAAgcaagtcctcctcctcctccaccctccGTGCCCAGATAGCGATGGTGGTTTTCACCAGCTTGGTCTGCATGATTCTGAGCAGGGCACTATGA